GTGCGGCAGCCTCTATGCAAGAATTTCTCCACATGTATAATCGCCTGCCTTCATTGCTGAGTTAATTTGTTATAGAAAAATGTCTATCTTGGCCCCCCTTCTTATATATGATCAAGTTCAATCCTTGGGTCAGTTATGATGAGCTGGTAGTTATTTCTTGTTTTGCTAATTTAGTAGCCGGGAGTCATCTCAAGCAAATGGATGTAAAGAGTCCGTGAATAATTACTTTATTAGATATTAGACATAGTCCAGTCCAACAAAGAAAGTAGGTTGATTTAACATAGGCCTAATCCAACCACACTCTTTTAGAACTTGAAAGCTAGCTACAACCAAGTAGCTGATGAAAAAACGACAATACTAGATCACTAGCTAGGAGCAGTAATACTACTGAAGCACATCAGGCACTAAACCACCACGTTATTCTCACGCCACACTAAGGTCCTGTAGAGGAAATAAAGTAGCTGGTGAGCTTCATCAGCAACCTAGCTAGCTCTCACTTGATGCTGCAACAAGACAATCGCAAAAATTAGTGCAGAAGACATTGTGCATATATTTAAAAATGTGTGATGTATAGTTGTTTTGAGTAACATGTAAAAAGATGCTCATAGATACCTTTTGCAGTCAGTAGAAGGGTTGATCTTGTAGGGAAGGTTGACACCACACTTGCCGGGAAGGCCAGCAGCAAGACCGGCGTTAGCTCCGGTGTACGGAATTCCGGCAACTGCTTGTTTCAAACAGTTGCACACGCTCTGGCGGTCAGGGGTGGTTTGAGCCATGCCGTAGAGGGTCTTGATCCCGCTACAGCAACCCACCGCGGGAGTCCCACCGTTTTGGACGTAGGCAACGCATGGCATCAGCTTATTCACCACCTGACCGCACGTAATGGCTGCTTTCGCATCACCAAACCACAGTGCAGCCACGGATAGCACCACCAAGCAAATCACCTTCAGAACTCTAGAGAACGCCATCGATTCCCACGTTGTAGGTAATATGCTTCAAAATACTAGAACTTGCTCAAGTGTTTAGAGAATAGAAGCTAGCTAGTGAAGTGGTGAGTGGAATGGTTGAAGGGGAATGCTGGCTTATATAGAATAATTTACTCACTGTATTCATGGTGATTGGTAAATCGGTAGTTGGCAGAATTGAAATCTCCAAAGGAGATTGGTTGAGCATGTTAAATGCTAGTAGTTCCAGTACTTGAATTCATAGACCAGACCATTCCAGAAGCAAGAAACATTCATATATGGGAAAGGAAATTACTTCTACACTGTGTGTGCACGTAGCATAATTTACTCCTCGACTAAAAATCTGGGAACTACTGAATTTTATCTAACCATATGTCCTCATTTGTGTAGTGACATATTAATATCATAATTGGTTTAGCTAGGGACGTTTATTAAATCGCAAAATGATTACACAAAAAAAGTGAGAACCAATTAAGAGGTCAGGCAGGTTGATAACTGTACCACACATGAATGTATGTCCAATTTTAGATATATTGCCATCACATTATTGCAAGTTTGCAATTTACCGTTTAGTATTTATGGGTAGGCCTGCGACACACATAGTGAATGGAGTTACCTACTTTAAATAAaagggttttgtccatttacattatttttagagatttttttcccactaaccccattaagtttttttaattctctcttacccaaaacactctaaggaggtcttccctaataccccattaagattttttttttttttttattttttttttaataccattttacccttacccctttgttacttagagagaaagagagagaaaatagaagggagagaaaccatgggagacttcgccggagtccggtcaccggcagccggaatccggtcactggCTGCGGGATTCTGGTCACAGGTCGCAGGATTCCGGTCACAGGCTGCCGCCCACAGGAATTTACTGAAAATCTCactggaaagtttttttgcccccaatagacgactatcagccatgtattgccccccaatagacgaccatcagccatgtattgccccccactagacgtctattaccccctagtaggactttcagttgccaaaatgagaactaataTCCCTAAATTtggacaaataaaactttgattacagaaaaaaaaacaaggagattacataaattcaaaacgtctattgcccccaatagccgtctattgccctctaatagaggggtaatagacgtcaaTTAGAgagcaatagacattcaaaacttttttttcctttttcctttccttctgtcctgttgcttaaaaaaaaaaactagaaattgatttgggcacccagtcTTCTCCCTTCTTCGTCGGTTGTAGAACCTGGACCGGACCCTAAGTTCGCAACTGTGATTCTTTACAACCTATGAACAAATCGATGATCTTCTTGTTCAAAACGACGACGATTCGATGCCGGAGCTTGAGTACCCTGACCTCAAACTGAAACGACATGTCGTGGATGCCCAAGGGACTTGAGGTCGTCCCAGATCATGACTTGTTGGTCGGGGAGGCCGGGTCGGGTCCACCTCCGACTATGGCGAAGATTTGGGTGGTGCCGAGCATATGGATTCGAAAGCATAAGTGGATTAAGAAGtgaattaagaagaagaagaagattgcgaGGACCTGATCGGCGGTGGGAGAAGAAAACGAAGGCGGAGCAGGTTGGTCGTCGGAGCAGGAAACTTGCAGTAAGCGAGGCTGCGTCGGAGTCGGTGGTGAGagagatatgagagagagatcAAGGTGAGAGTGAGCGGAGGGATATCCGGCGAGATCGTCTTGGTCAGTCGGTGCCGGAAGTCGTTCGCCGTGGTGATTGagttggggagagagagagagagagagagatcgaggtgACTCAGGTGAGAGAGAGCGCGTATGCAGATTGGGTCGATGGCACGATGTAAATTCATTAATTAGCTTAGGGCgaaattgtcattttgttttaaaatgggcaagtgagaacaaaaatctcttgctggggtaagtgggataattttatctcattttggggctttgagTCAAGGAcccttaaaaaaattattatctatATTATATGTTAGAGAAGAGacttttttagtcaaattgggTGTGATATTACATATGAATCTTTACATAATATATTAATTCAAAATTAtatttaataattaattaagtaataataaggtaaataacaaaatcaaaattgaaaaaaaataggaaaaaaaatccaCTTCTTTGTAGACAACTTCTCACTATGTGCATTTTTGAAAACtctccacttttttttttttttaatattattattattcacaCCAATCAGGTGTGTTTTTTCTAGTGTTTATTAGTCACACattattcctaaggtgggcgaGAAAATGGAAAATTTAGTGGTAATTAACATTTATATGAGTTTTTTTGGTAAAACAAAAATTTCATAAACTTACGATAACTCTAATATGTAATGTTATTGtttatttattgatttattttttaaacCGAGGGGATGTATCGGACCCATTGATCCCTTAATGACACTGCCATTGACTGCAATTGTTATGAGCAGATTAGGGTTATggtaattatttttttcttactcattttgatttcaatttgaTCTCATTTTTCTGACGGATTCTATGCTAGTGCTCACCTATTTTCATTCCCCAAATCTCATACCTTGGCCTATTCGGGGACGTTTGCTAAATTGCTTACATCAAACTCGGCAACTGAATGTTCATGTTTCACACATCTATAGAGAAGACAATGGAGTAGTAGACAAATTGACTAATTATGGTGCTTTGCATGAAACTTCAGTTTGGTGGCTTTCGCTTCCATCTTTGATCACTTTGATCTTAGTTTGGTTATGATATTTCTTTGCGTACTAGCTATAGATTCACCTAGTGGTCTTTTAGTTTGGTCAATTTGGGCTCTTACTTGGAGTCAGGGACGAAGCCAAGTGAAGGGTTAATTGGGATACTGCCCAACCTAAAATTCCCCCAGTCTTTTAGATAGTATAAGTGTGCTATTTAATTAAGGTTCTAACTTTAGGGTTTATGGCAAAGTGACAAGCTTTGGTTCAGTTGGCAAAGTGACAAGCTGTTTAACTCCTTCTAAAGTTCTGACATGGGCTCGAGTCCCCTAGGCTGTTCTTTGTTATTAACCCATATCtttcttctacttttttttgcatcattttctttctttagttccttttttttttgtctctttccCCATTTTCTCCTCCCTTTGCTTTTCTATTAGTATTTCttaaaaatttcttcttttaaatGCAAATGTTGTCTGTTTTTCATTGCTCTTTCCACATTTTAtgctccctttttttctttagttACAACATTCTCCATTaatctttcttctaaaatttagTCTCAATATCTATTGAATTATTATcgacaaagaaaaaaatttcttgtAAGCAAGCCTTAAATTAACCCACCCTTGACTTGCAACCTGGCTATGTCCCTGCTTGGAGTTCCAATTTGtatcatttatttttattgtcaTTGTCACTCTGCTGTATTAGGAGCGGTATTAGCCTAGTTCCCCGCTTCTTAATGTTTGTTTGCTAAGTACTTTCCGTATTCATTTTTGTTTCAAGGAGTGGTTTTGGCCTAGTCCGTCCTcctttttatcaataaaattttgaataagGGCAAGGGGTTAGCCCTTATTTCacttcttaatatatatatatatatatatatatatatatatatatatatatatccctccTATTAGCAGTTTCATCCCTCCTATCTATATACTGCTCCTTGATTAGTTTTGTATAGATCTTTGTTGTTGTAATTTTGGGTATTTATTATTAGGAAAAAGATAATTTATGGATTTTTTAAGAGGCTTGCCGGTACAGACTAGTCCCTCCCAGGtatgaacaaagaaaaaaatttctaaaaattacATAGGTTGGAATTAATAAACCAATTGagccaaaccatctttaattggtcggattttattttgtttcagTCTAT
Above is a genomic segment from Rosa chinensis cultivar Old Blush chromosome 3, RchiOBHm-V2, whole genome shotgun sequence containing:
- the LOC112191673 gene encoding non-specific lipid-transfer protein 3, which gives rise to MAFSRVLKVICLVVLSVAALWFGDAKAAITCGQVVNKLMPCVAYVQNGGTPAVGCCSGIKTLYGMAQTTPDRQSVCNCLKQAVAGIPYTGANAGLAAGLPGKCGVNLPYKINPSTDCKSIK